A genomic window from Salvia splendens isolate huo1 chromosome 11, SspV2, whole genome shotgun sequence includes:
- the LOC121754448 gene encoding uncharacterized protein LOC121754448, translating to MRWSLSHIQPNISEGKLTYHAMHNIVHIDEKWFYMTKTSDRYYLLPEEDEPYRSCKSKRFITKVMFMCAVSRPMFGSDGQPIFDGKIGIFPFTQQVPAMRKSKNRPRGTLETKPIPSVNKEAMRECLLNQIIPTIKAKWPANANKEIYIQQDNAKPHLKSSDLQFEAIASTDGFKFHLVSQPANSPDTNVLDLGFFRAIQSLQDDKLATNIDELLANVWSSFQELTPQTLNKVFLTLQSCLTKILEVHGGNNYKIPHLNKDRLSRTVGLPTSLEVEEILIRDSLEYLQLSQNDVGGSYEIEHLISVLG from the exons ATGAGATGGAGTCTTAGTCATATTCAGCCAAACATATCTGAAGGAAAGCTAACATATCATGCAATGCACAACATTGTTCACATTGATGAGAAATGGTTCTACATGACAAAGACTTCAGACAGATATTACCTATTGCCGGAGGAGGATGAGCCTTACAGGTCTTGTAAGTCAAAAAGATTCATCACTAAAGTGATGTTCATGTGTGCTGTCAGTAGGCCAATGTTTGGCAGTGATGGGCAGCCCATCTTTGATGGTAAAATAGGCATATTTCCATTCACACAACAAGTGCCAGCCATGAGGAAGTCAAAGAATAGGCCAAGAGGGACACTAGAGACAAAGCCTATCCCATCAGTTAACAAAGAAGCCATGAGAGAATGCCTTCTTAATCAG ATTATACCAACAATCAAGGCAAAGTGGCCAGCCAATGCAAACAAGGAGATATACATCCAACAAGATAATGCCAAACCCCACTTGAAATCCTCTGACTTACAATTTGAGGCTATTGCAAGTACAGATGGTTTTAAATTCCATCTAGTCAGCCAACCAGCCAACTCCCCAGATACAAATGTGCTAGACCTTGGCTTTTTTAGGGCCATTCAGTCTCTGCAAGATGACAAACTAGCCACCAATATAGATGAATTGTTAGCAAATGTTTGGAGTTCTTTTCAGGAACTCACACCCCAGACTCTAAACAAGGTTTTCCTAACATTGCAAAGCTGCTTAACCAAGATCCTAGAAGTCCATGGGGGCAACAACTACAAAATACCCCACTTGAACAAAGATAGGTTGAGTAGGACAGTGGGGCTGCCTACCTCACTTGAGGTTGAAGAGATTCTGATTAGGGACAGCTTGGAGTATCTTCAACTTTCTCAGAATGATGTGGGTGGATCATATGAAATAGAACATCTAATCAGTGTGTTGGGATAG